The DNA segment GATTATTGATGATATATGTTGATTATTGTAGGATCGTGGTGAGCTGAAGGTCGTTTCACATGGGAGGAAGATAAATAAGTTAGGAGCACCTCATGAGCGCATAGAAGCTGCTGTAGAATTGTCTGGCTCAGGTGGTCTGGTTCATGCTAGTTATAAGAGTCTAGACCGATGACTGCTGTGTGCTTTTGTAGAGAGGTGGCATGCAGAGACAAACAATTTTCATTTACCGGTTGGGGAGATAACCATCACTCTTGATGATGTGTCAAATTTGTTACACTTACCCATTGTCGGTCATTTTTACACGCAGGAAACCTTAGATTCTGATTTGGCGACTGATTTATTGGTAGAATCCCTCCGTGTTGACCGTGCACTTGCATCTGAAGAAACAAGACACTGCCGGGGAGCTCATGTGCGCTTGAGCTGGTTAAGAGATGTGTATGGAGACGCATGCTCAAGGAGGCAGTGGACTGTGGCTGCCAGAGCATACTTACTTCACCTTGTCGGTTGCACTATTTTTGCGGACAAGAGTGCTACATCAGTAGGTGTGTTTTATCTTGGATTTTTTGTTGATTTGAGGCTTACCGGGGGATATTCTTGGGCAGCAACTGCCCTAACTCACATGTATGAGCAGCTAGGAGATTGTAGTTATGCAAACACAAAGCAACTAGCTGGTTATGCAACATTGTTGCAGGGTGGATTTATGAGCATTTCCCGTATGAGACGTATGCAAGCATTGTATTCTGAAGATCAACCTCGGTGTAGGCTGTATGATGCTGGAAAAGGTACTTCAATTGTTGTTGTTCGATCACAGTTGGATACATTGACACCAGCTTCCATTCGGTTTTGTCCATACAACGAGCACAGGGAAGAACGTCCATTTGAGTCGATTTCCTTATTCAGTGGTTATTTGAGGCTTGAAAATTGGACACAGTTGCACATGCCAGAACGTGTCCTGCGTCAGTATGGTTATACACAGATCATCCCTCGCAACCCATCTGTACTTGGACATGGTCATCTGGATACAAATGAAATGGACCGTCGATGGTTACATTTCAATTATTATGTCATACATGACTATGTCATAGCACCTCATCCTGATGCTTGCGTTCAAGAGTACATGGCTGGTTTACATCTATATCACATCCATATGTGATTAATACAGATGAAGATGACCGTCCTGTACCGGTACCCTCAGATGCACGTGGTCACGAAGCAGTGCCAAGTCATCCTGAGGAGTCACATCCTGTTCTGGTATGCTTCTAACCTTGTTAACgtattaatttgtattatttttttctaatagtaTGTCATTCATGCTTGTAGGGTATTTGTCGTAGAATTACAGAGACATTGCAACCATTACTTGATCATGGCGATGTCGTGGAGGGCAGCCCTGTTTGGGAAGGCATACAAGCAGCCATTATGTTAGCACGAGGAGCGACTGATGAAAGAGTTGTTTATGTCAGGAGACATGCACGTAGGAATGATTgattaggattttttttatgtctgatgtattaggatttattttatgtaatatttttatccatGACAATGTATTTGAACCTCATCTATATGTTTCAATATGTTTATATGGATTTCTTTTTATATGTTCAATATGAACCTTATCGATTTTTGCTTCACGTTACTTCTATTTTAGTAGACACCGCACTGGCTTACgcatatttttatccgtagacACTTCACACAGTttcggatatttttatccatagACACAAATGTGGTTTCTGGATATTTTATCCGTAGACACAAATGGCTTctagatatttttatccgtagtgACAAATGTGGGTTctagatatttttatccgtagatAGCAAAGAAACTTccagatatttttatccgtagacACAAATATTGAGTTCCGGATATTGATATCCGCAGGCACTTCACTGAATTCTAGGACAGCTTCAAATGTACTAAACATCCATATTACAAATGTTATGACTACAAATATCGTCTAATGGACATTAGTTGGGTATAAACTTGTATCCGGCTAGTGTAGTATGTTGACCAAGTTTGGGCCGCCGGATAACGATGTGATGCCCACAATATATCCGTAGGTGAAATTGGACAACCATCTTTGAGCTTGACCTATAAAGGTAATAAATATAAGGTACACAAATCTTAATTTACCACATAAATCTTGATTGGTTTAGTTTATACCTGCACAAAATGATTTCCGTGGACATGTCCAATTGCAATGATTCGGTGATGACGAAAGTTACTTGGTGTTTGGGTTCTTAAAGGAAAAATACTCAATGATTGTAACATGGACAAAGAAACAAGAATGACATTATACCGATTTGCAATGACATATCCATGTCTGGAATTGTCATCCACTTATCTGTTCCTGCCTGCAAGTACAATTGAGAAACAAAGTTAAGTCAAGAAATGCAATGTCAAAATGAAATGGTGTTAGTGTTGGTACCATAGACATGTGTTCCACTAGAAGTGACTTCTTCAAGTATTCATATCTATCATCACCACCAAATAGTTGAACATATTATTGTCTCCATTCACTTAgttcttttaacaaattcatTCGGACAACAGCCCATGATCCTCTCCCATTCCCAAGTGGGCAGCAACAGCACGGTAGCCACAATGGCCATCAGCCTTAACGTCAACAACATCAACAATATATGGATGATACCCTACAGGGAACTGATCAAGGAAAGGAATACATTTTCTTGGTACAATTTCTGGTAAGCTTTCTTCATTAGATTTTTTGCTTGCACAACTATCATGTTGTGAGTGTAAGAAATCCACATGTTCAAAATAAGAAGGGATTCGCTTAGTTGATCTCATGAATTTGGTAGGACGAGACATCTTTACAGCACCTTTTGTTTTCACCTTATGATCTGGTGTGTAAATAGATGTCTTCTCTGGAAAGGCAATCTCCTGCAATTTGTTTTTGATGTTAACCTTACCTGCAACATCCAACTCTTTAAACTGCTTTGCGATGACCTCAAACTCTTTATCAATTGACAACTCAGGTGAAGATTGTTCAGTTGCAATGTcttcaaagcttaaacaagTCCACATCACATGTACTGATTTAAGTGGTATGCTACCAACACCAAATGAAGCCAATTGACACGCACAAGGAAGACCATGAGTACTTCTAAGACTACATCCACACCTACTTTTATCAAACCCCACTGATTTAACCCTATCAAGCTCTTCCGAAATAAGGTTCAAAGCATATTTAGACACAAAACCTAACAATTTTTTTGTAAGCTGTAACCTTAAACCGATGTCCAACCACATGCAAACTCTTTTGGAATGAAGCTTTGATTGCATTATGTTGTAAAATAATCATCTTATTGATGGAATCTCAGCAAAAACATAAATCCCCCATCGAATTCTGAAGAACTCTCTTTAGGCTCCAGTGTGCTGCCTCAACTCTATTACTTGTTGTGTTTCCTAAGTGCATCACCTTATCTATCCATGCCttgacaaatttttctttatgtgGACGTAACCATGTATCCATCACATAATCAACAAATATAGGCCATGGAGAACAGACAACTTGAAGAGCATTCACACGATCTTCAAAGGCCTCAACAATATCACAATCCACAACAGATCCCCACACTTCCATTACTTGATCCCATGCCTCTCTTGGATGCaccaacattttacattttgctttcacatttttatcaatgtgaaaCCGACAAAGCAAATTATAAGGCTCAGGAAACACCATTCTAATTGCATTCATTAAGGCAACATCTCTATCACATACCACCACCCTAGGGCATGAATCAACTCTCAAAAACAACCCTTTAAGTCTGTCAAGGgcccaaaaaaaattattttcttttctgctGCTAGTAAACAAAATGCAACGGAGAAAGTCAAACCTGTAGACGTAATCCCAACAACCTCAAGTAACGACATCCTATACTTGTTCGTCTTGTACGTACTATCCATTAATATGACAATATTAAATGAGTTCACCAATTTTACTGAATCTGGGTGTGTCCAAAATATATCTTGCACAACATTAGAGACCTCATCACACCTACACCAATGTACGTACCTATCTCGCTCTAGTAACAACATCAGTTGTTGCATTTCTGTTATGTGGCCTCGTTGGGATCTTCGGTGAACAGTGATTGCATTATAAACCTGCTTAATCGTTGTCAcattcttctcatttctctctttcatggttagtaaaatatttcttgGCTTCACCGAAGTTTTAGTCATATCCTCAACCATAACCTTTTCCTCTATACTTAATCTTCCAGCATACGGATGACCCACCATTGTCTCTGCCAAGTCATGATTGTGAGAACCACAAATTAATTCAACCATCCACCCTTCACCACCTTTGACTGGTTTGCCTCGCAATCTGAAAGGACACTCACACTTCCTACTTCCAGTTCGACTGACATCTACTTCTTTTTTATACCGTCTGTATTTACCTCCTCTCTCACAACCTAACAATACATAGGTCATCCTTCCTCGTTGGCCCGTCCATGTATCTGACcttaatataacaataacaaaccCATAACTATAGCCAACACTTCTCGCCCACTCTAACAGCTCATCTCGATCACGAAATACCTACAATAACATatgcaaaatttaaaaataattcataaaaaaagcATTCACAACCCAACATTGATCATAGCTTATTTGTAGAAAATGCCTCACTACATTCATGTGCCCTGTGTTCATTATCTAATGCGTTATAACTTATTGACTGCTCCAAATCAACATCATCTAATCCATCCCACACATCAATCTCCCCTAAAACTCCCATGTATGACTCTGTTGTATCCATTCGGCTGTTGAAAAAAATGAACACTTAGCTAccggataaaaaaatccataacCAAAAAAATAGCAACAATTAGCTTCCGGATATAAATATC comes from the Phaseolus vulgaris cultivar G19833 chromosome 8, P. vulgaris v2.0, whole genome shotgun sequence genome and includes:
- the LOC137825176 gene encoding protein MAIN-LIKE 1-like, translating into MYEQLGDCSYANTKQLAGYATLLQGGFMSISRMRRMQALYSEDQPRCRLYDAGKGTSIVVVRSQLDTLTPASIRFCPYNEHREERPFESISLFSGYLRLENWTQLHMPERVLRQYGYTQIIPRNPSVLGHDEDDRPVPVPSDARGHEAVPSHPEESHPVLGICRRITETLQPLLDHGDVVEGSPVWEGIQAAIMLARGATDERVVYVRRHARRND
- the LOC137825177 gene encoding uncharacterized protein; this translates as MDHCFRTLISADHRCLMDLNIRNRMDTTESYMGVLGEIDVWDGLDDVDLEQSISYNALDNEHRAHECSEVFRDRDELLEWARSVGYSYGFVIVILRSDTWTGQRGRMTYVLLGCERGGKYRRYKKEVDVSRTGSRKCECPFRLRGKPVKGGEGWMVELICGSHNHDLAETMVGHPYAGRLSIEEKVMVEDMTKTSVKPRNILLTMKERNEKNVTTIKQVYNAITVHRRSQRGHITEMQQLMLLLERDRFDFLRCILFTSSRKENNFFWALDRLKGLFLRVDSCPRVVVCDRDVALMNAIRMVFPEPYNLLCRFHIDKNVKAKCKMLVHPREAWDQVMEVWGSVVDCDIVEAFEDRVNALQVVCSPWPIFVDYVMDTWLRPHKEKFVKAWIDKVMHLGNTTSNRVEAAHWSLKRVLQNSMGDLCFC